From the genome of Spinacia oleracea cultivar Varoflay chromosome 2, BTI_SOV_V1, whole genome shotgun sequence, one region includes:
- the LOC110779675 gene encoding uncharacterized protein isoform X1 — protein sequence MALEKVFIAKNTSVVQDEVLAHRLGLIPLRVDPRMFSYKSEKDEPNEKNTIVFGLHAQCNRGEPRRSVKSEELKWLPNGSMFLLDIENKESSSTTTPRTYTNFKSSQEMQPELSENLIHPKNPDITIARFGPGQQSCHLSRKSNLKYMLLKVLAKSTQSGLQLPLLGTGCFMRLFSCKIFVTRRQKSWLNNVQLMFLT from the exons ATGGCCCTTGAGAAGGTTTTTATAGCAAAAAACACATCAGTGGTTCAGGATGAGGTTCTTGCACACAGATTGGGGCTTATTCCCTTGAGAGTTGATCCAAGGATGTTTTCTTATAAGTCAG aAAAGGATGAACCAAATGAGAAAAATACCATTGTTTTTGGACTTCATGCTCAGTGTAACCGAGGTGAACCACGACGTTCAG TCAAGTCAGAAGAACTGAAGTGGCTGCCAAATGGGAGTATGTTCTTGTTGGATATAGAAAATAAAGAGTCAAGTTCAACCACGACACCCAGAACTTATACTAATTTTAAGTCTAGCCAGGAAATGCAACCTGAACTATCTGAAAATCTAATTCATCCTAAGAATCCTGATATCACTATTGCTAGATTTGGGCCAGGACAG CAATCTTGTCATCTGTCCAGGAAATCGAACTTGAAGTACATGCTGTTAAAGGTGTTGGCAAAGAGCACGCAAAGTGGTCTCCAGTTGCCACTGCTTGGTACCGGATGCTTCATGAG GTTGTTCTCTTGCAAGATATTTGTGACGAGGAGGCAGAAAAGCTGGTTGAATAATGTCCAGCTAATGTTTTTGACATAA
- the LOC110779675 gene encoding uncharacterized protein isoform X2 yields MALEKVFIAKNTSVVQDEVLAHRLGLIPLRVDPRMFSYKSEKDEPNEKNTIVFGLHAQCNRGEPRRSVKSEELKWLPNGSMFLLDIENKESSSTTTPRTYTNFKSSQEMQPELSENLIHPKNPDITIARFGPGQEIELEVHAVKGVGKEHAKWSPVATAWYRMLHEVVLLQDICDEEAEKLVE; encoded by the exons ATGGCCCTTGAGAAGGTTTTTATAGCAAAAAACACATCAGTGGTTCAGGATGAGGTTCTTGCACACAGATTGGGGCTTATTCCCTTGAGAGTTGATCCAAGGATGTTTTCTTATAAGTCAG aAAAGGATGAACCAAATGAGAAAAATACCATTGTTTTTGGACTTCATGCTCAGTGTAACCGAGGTGAACCACGACGTTCAG TCAAGTCAGAAGAACTGAAGTGGCTGCCAAATGGGAGTATGTTCTTGTTGGATATAGAAAATAAAGAGTCAAGTTCAACCACGACACCCAGAACTTATACTAATTTTAAGTCTAGCCAGGAAATGCAACCTGAACTATCTGAAAATCTAATTCATCCTAAGAATCCTGATATCACTATTGCTAGATTTGGGCCAGGACAG GAAATCGAACTTGAAGTACATGCTGTTAAAGGTGTTGGCAAAGAGCACGCAAAGTGGTCTCCAGTTGCCACTGCTTGGTACCGGATGCTTCATGAG GTTGTTCTCTTGCAAGATATTTGTGACGAGGAGGCAGAAAAGCTGGTTGAATAA